Proteins encoded in a region of the Streptomyces sp. NBC_00513 genome:
- a CDS encoding TetR/AcrR family transcriptional regulator translates to MARMPLADRRRQLTEAAIRAMARDGVPRTTTRSIVAEAGVSLSVFHYCFDSKQALLESVIETITAHYVGVVKDAIRPRATLRETIRAGFQAYWDHVAAHPEEHMLTYELTQYALRQPGFEHLARRQYELYSETYCALIEQLRGVMTFELSVPDTVLARYLAAMTDGVTLNHLVLGNDRVAAEILDMISDHVAGLIREEAPAV, encoded by the coding sequence ATGGCCCGGATGCCCTTGGCCGACCGCCGCCGGCAGCTGACGGAGGCGGCGATCCGCGCGATGGCCCGCGACGGCGTCCCCAGGACGACCACGCGGTCCATCGTCGCCGAGGCGGGTGTGTCGCTGAGCGTCTTCCATTACTGCTTCGACTCCAAGCAGGCGCTGCTCGAATCCGTCATCGAGACGATCACCGCCCATTACGTGGGCGTGGTGAAGGACGCCATCCGGCCGAGGGCCACGCTCCGGGAGACCATCCGCGCCGGCTTCCAGGCCTACTGGGACCATGTCGCGGCCCACCCCGAGGAGCACATGCTCACCTACGAACTGACGCAGTACGCCTTGCGCCAGCCCGGCTTCGAGCACCTGGCGCGGCGCCAGTACGAGCTGTACTCCGAGACGTACTGCGCGCTCATCGAACAGCTCCGCGGCGTGATGACCTTCGAACTCAGCGTCCCCGACACCGTACTGGCCCGCTACCTGGCCGCCATGACGGACGGGGTCACCCTCAATCACCTCGTCCTCGGCAACGACCGGGTCGCGGCCGAGATTCTCGACATGATCAGCGATCACGTGGCCGGGCTCATTCGCGAGGAAGCCCCCGCCGTCTGA
- a CDS encoding class I SAM-dependent methyltransferase, translating into MSEDHTHVQEFFGARAADWDRKFPADGPAFAAAVGEFGLRPGDRVLDAGCGTGRALTALRAAVGPSGTVLGADLTPQMLAAARQAGREAEGALLLADVARLPLRDGVLDAVFAAGLIAHLPDPGSNLRELARVVRPGGHLALFHPIGRAALAARHGRELTPDDLRAEHNLGPLLSASGWEMTSYADEDHRFLVLATHRP; encoded by the coding sequence ATGAGCGAAGACCACACACACGTGCAGGAGTTCTTCGGGGCGCGCGCCGCCGACTGGGACCGCAAGTTCCCGGCGGACGGGCCCGCCTTCGCGGCCGCCGTGGGCGAGTTCGGTCTGCGCCCCGGAGACCGGGTCCTGGACGCGGGCTGCGGTACCGGGCGCGCCCTGACGGCCCTGCGGGCGGCCGTCGGCCCCTCGGGAACGGTGCTCGGCGCCGACCTCACCCCACAGATGCTGGCCGCCGCGCGACAGGCCGGCCGAGAGGCCGAGGGCGCCCTGCTGCTGGCGGACGTGGCCCGGCTGCCCCTGCGGGACGGGGTACTGGACGCCGTGTTCGCGGCGGGGTTGATCGCGCACCTGCCCGACCCCGGGTCGAACCTGCGCGAGCTCGCCCGCGTGGTCCGCCCCGGCGGTCACCTCGCGCTCTTCCACCCGATCGGGCGGGCCGCCCTCGCCGCGCGCCACGGTCGCGAACTCACCCCGGACGACCTGCGGGCCGAGCACAACCTCGGCCCGCTGCTGTCGGCTTCGGGCTGGGAGATGACCTCGTACGCCGACGAGGACCACCGCTTCCTGGTGCTCGCGACGCACCGCCCCTGA
- a CDS encoding ATP-dependent endonuclease — MTVKIKRVRIENFCCLHEVDIAFDEITSFIGPTGVGKSTVLRALDWFFNGEKSIALTTEDVHSAVAAGGGERISVEVEFDGLTDFDRAALGRYAPDDAGAVSIWRTWDNGEDKITGKALAYAPFEGVRSVSGGAMPKRSAYNTLRASDPGLGLPIVGSEKAMNEAMLAWERDHRDQLTEAKIEDTHFFGFAGQSKLAELIDFVFVSADLRAYEEADDQKASVIARILDHAIDRTEADVQLGEIEENAQLARQLVHDNIYGPALKDVSAALSAEVAKLTTGRQIIVAPTIRAPKPARTAFRVSIRDGAAETSVSRQGHGFQRALIMAALKYLADCRRPESGTRTLCLVVEEPELFQHPPQARTFAKVLRDLVASSPTGRTQVMYATHSPVFIDPAGYHQVRRLTRDVGTEHPVTRVRQVTEDGLCRSLEGLVKGEAIRRRTGVAMAGSLAEAFFAHAAVLGEGTTDGALLEGCAERNGVNLGAEGITFVDVTGRDNLLLSHAILSAMGVPCHVIFDGDAGMEERKRMSVRKLDGESRKEKEAAFEQQARKISGSNADLLGYLGGSRLPWPATGSASRYTVFEDNLETYLGETWPSWVARKQQLIDAGEGVSDKNAATYREAARTADVDPPYVLQAMLENVREMAR, encoded by the coding sequence ATGACCGTGAAGATCAAGCGCGTACGCATCGAGAACTTCTGCTGTCTGCACGAGGTGGACATCGCCTTCGACGAGATCACCTCGTTCATCGGCCCGACCGGCGTCGGCAAGTCCACCGTGCTTCGCGCACTCGATTGGTTCTTCAATGGGGAGAAGTCGATCGCCCTCACCACTGAGGACGTCCACTCGGCGGTCGCGGCCGGCGGCGGCGAGCGCATCTCCGTCGAGGTTGAGTTCGACGGCCTGACCGACTTCGACCGTGCCGCCCTCGGTCGCTACGCCCCCGACGACGCGGGCGCTGTGAGCATCTGGCGCACCTGGGACAACGGCGAGGACAAGATCACCGGCAAGGCCCTCGCGTACGCGCCCTTCGAGGGGGTCCGGAGCGTGTCCGGCGGCGCGATGCCGAAGCGCTCGGCGTACAACACGCTTCGGGCAAGCGACCCCGGCTTGGGCCTGCCGATCGTCGGTAGCGAGAAGGCCATGAACGAGGCCATGCTCGCTTGGGAACGGGACCATCGAGACCAGCTCACCGAAGCCAAGATCGAGGACACACACTTCTTCGGGTTCGCCGGTCAGAGCAAGCTCGCCGAGCTCATCGACTTCGTATTCGTCTCCGCCGATCTTCGCGCGTACGAGGAGGCCGATGACCAGAAAGCCTCCGTCATCGCCCGCATCCTCGACCATGCCATCGACCGTACTGAGGCAGACGTGCAGCTCGGCGAGATCGAGGAGAACGCTCAGCTCGCCCGCCAGTTGGTCCACGACAACATCTACGGACCGGCCCTCAAGGACGTCTCCGCCGCTCTCTCCGCGGAGGTCGCAAAGCTCACCACCGGACGGCAGATCATCGTGGCCCCGACGATACGGGCGCCCAAGCCGGCCAGAACCGCTTTCCGAGTGAGCATCAGGGATGGGGCGGCCGAGACCTCGGTGTCCCGGCAGGGGCATGGCTTCCAGCGGGCGTTGATCATGGCAGCACTGAAGTACCTGGCCGACTGCAGGCGGCCGGAGAGCGGGACGCGGACGCTGTGCCTGGTTGTCGAGGAGCCGGAGCTGTTCCAGCATCCGCCGCAAGCGCGGACCTTCGCGAAGGTGTTGCGCGATCTGGTTGCCTCGTCTCCCACGGGGCGTACGCAGGTGATGTACGCGACACACAGCCCGGTGTTCATCGACCCCGCTGGGTACCACCAGGTCCGCCGGCTCACTCGTGATGTCGGAACCGAGCACCCGGTCACCAGGGTGAGGCAGGTGACGGAGGACGGGCTGTGCCGTTCGTTGGAGGGACTGGTGAAGGGGGAAGCCATCCGGCGGCGAACCGGGGTCGCGATGGCGGGCTCACTCGCCGAGGCGTTCTTCGCTCATGCGGCGGTCCTGGGTGAGGGAACGACCGATGGCGCGCTGCTCGAGGGCTGTGCCGAGCGGAACGGGGTCAACCTCGGGGCCGAGGGAATCACTTTCGTCGACGTGACCGGCAGGGACAACCTCCTGCTCAGCCACGCGATCCTCTCGGCCATGGGCGTGCCGTGCCATGTGATCTTCGACGGTGACGCCGGCATGGAGGAGCGCAAGCGCATGTCGGTTCGGAAACTCGATGGGGAGAGCCGGAAGGAGAAGGAGGCGGCCTTCGAGCAGCAGGCACGCAAGATCTCGGGGAGCAACGCCGACCTGCTCGGCTACCTGGGCGGGTCCCGATTGCCGTGGCCGGCGACGGGTTCTGCCAGCCGATACACAGTGTTCGAAGACAACCTTGAGACGTATCTCGGGGAGACCTGGCCCTCCTGGGTAGCGCGGAAACAGCAGCTGATCGATGCGGGCGAAGGCGTTTCCGACAAGAAT
- a CDS encoding oxygenase MpaB family protein, whose product MQRYDRLREILRLDPDEDFLAIYRLTATYEFPWDVTRALELALFRTYAVPSIGRLLAETAEFTDRAQKRYDDTALLLDAVVEHGFESDTARTAIRRVNQMHRSYDISDEDMRYVLCTFVVIPARWIDSYGWRPLTHHERRAFARYYATLGRHMGITDIPGSFEEFEACLNAYEKAHFGWDEGGREVADATLDLMASWYPAPLAPAVRGAGVALLDDALLNAFRYETPRPAVRRLVRGALRLRGRAVRLLPPRRAPHHARQNREIKGYPNGYDVGELGTFPVPGRGGCPVPHPRRPAGADAPPPA is encoded by the coding sequence GTGCAGCGTTACGACCGGCTGAGGGAGATCCTCCGGCTCGATCCCGACGAGGATTTCCTCGCCATCTACCGGCTGACCGCCACCTACGAATTCCCCTGGGACGTCACCCGCGCCCTTGAGTTGGCCCTCTTCAGGACGTACGCGGTCCCGAGCATCGGCCGGCTGCTCGCCGAGACCGCCGAGTTCACCGATCGCGCGCAGAAGCGCTACGACGACACGGCGCTGCTGCTCGACGCGGTCGTGGAGCACGGATTCGAGAGCGATACCGCGCGCACCGCGATCCGCCGCGTCAACCAGATGCACCGCAGCTACGACATCTCCGACGAGGACATGCGGTACGTCCTGTGCACCTTCGTGGTGATTCCGGCGCGCTGGATCGACTCCTACGGCTGGCGGCCCCTGACCCACCACGAGCGCCGCGCCTTCGCGCGCTACTACGCGACCCTAGGCCGCCACATGGGCATCACGGACATTCCGGGTTCCTTCGAGGAGTTCGAAGCCTGCCTGAACGCCTACGAGAAGGCTCACTTCGGGTGGGACGAGGGCGGGCGCGAGGTGGCCGACGCCACCCTCGACCTGATGGCCTCGTGGTATCCGGCGCCGCTGGCCCCCGCCGTGCGCGGAGCCGGCGTCGCGCTGCTCGACGACGCGTTGCTGAACGCGTTCCGGTACGAGACCCCGCGCCCCGCGGTCCGGCGGCTGGTCCGCGGGGCGCTGCGGCTGCGCGGGCGCGCGGTGCGGCTGCTGCCGCCGCGACGTGCACCGCACCACGCCCGCCAGAACCGGGAGATCAAGGGCTACCCGAACGGGTACGACGTCGGTGAGCTCGGCACCTTCCCGGTGCCCGGGCGGGGCGGCTGTCCCGTACCGCATCCGCGCCGCCCCGCCGGAGCGGACGCCCCGCCGCCCGCGTAG
- a CDS encoding GAF domain-containing protein: MGDPSVALPGGADPVERTRVLRRAHDVFTRDGRVEAPVRAVIAGSWRRCARARVNPECSARVELAEAELRSYREQHPLARVLPVFRDLVGAFAAHGAHLLAVCDARGSLLWVEGASDTLRRAERLGFVPGARWAETVMGTNAPGTAVAVGEAVQVFGAEHFSRRVHPWTCAAAPVRDPRTGRLLGAVDITGGDGLAHPHSLAFVRAVARAAEAQLALLEPEPSRDHVPDGLAALGRDEALWVSGGREVTLGRRHSEIMALLAHHPEGLSGEELAIDLYEDESVSAVTLRAEISRLRGLLGPGNILSRPYRTAAPLEADFAAVARHLASGAVSAALTGYPGPLLPASTAPGIVRLRRRIEDQARAAVIARADAGLLGDWVCRPWGADDPGVWRALAGALPAEGRPAALARVRSLDRELSADRPVR; this comes from the coding sequence ATGGGCGATCCGTCGGTGGCGCTGCCGGGCGGAGCCGATCCCGTCGAGCGCACGCGGGTACTGCGTCGGGCCCATGACGTGTTCACCAGGGACGGGCGGGTGGAGGCCCCGGTCCGGGCGGTGATCGCCGGATCGTGGCGCCGGTGCGCGCGGGCGCGGGTGAACCCGGAGTGCTCGGCCCGGGTGGAGTTGGCGGAGGCGGAGCTGCGGTCCTACCGCGAGCAGCATCCGCTGGCCCGGGTGCTGCCGGTGTTCCGGGACCTCGTCGGGGCGTTCGCCGCGCACGGGGCGCACCTGTTGGCGGTGTGCGACGCGCGGGGCAGCCTGCTCTGGGTGGAGGGGGCGTCGGACACCCTGCGGCGGGCCGAACGGCTCGGCTTCGTACCGGGCGCGCGGTGGGCGGAGACGGTGATGGGAACCAACGCCCCCGGCACCGCGGTGGCCGTCGGCGAGGCCGTGCAGGTCTTCGGGGCCGAGCACTTCAGCCGCCGGGTCCATCCGTGGACCTGTGCGGCCGCTCCGGTCCGCGATCCGCGTACCGGGCGGTTGCTCGGCGCGGTCGACATCACCGGGGGCGACGGGCTGGCCCATCCTCATTCGCTGGCGTTCGTGCGCGCGGTGGCGCGGGCCGCAGAGGCCCAATTGGCCCTGCTGGAACCGGAGCCGTCGCGCGATCACGTCCCGGACGGCCTCGCCGCGCTCGGCCGGGACGAGGCACTGTGGGTGAGCGGCGGTCGGGAGGTCACGCTCGGGCGACGGCACAGCGAGATCATGGCCTTGCTCGCCCACCATCCGGAGGGCCTCTCGGGCGAGGAGTTGGCGATCGACCTCTACGAGGACGAGTCGGTTTCGGCGGTCACGCTGCGGGCGGAGATCTCCCGGCTGCGCGGCCTGCTGGGCCCGGGGAACATCCTCTCGCGGCCCTATCGCACGGCCGCCCCGCTGGAAGCCGACTTCGCCGCCGTGGCCCGGCACCTCGCGTCGGGCGCCGTCTCCGCGGCCCTCACCGGGTATCCGGGCCCGCTGCTGCCCGCCTCGACGGCGCCCGGGATCGTACGGTTGCGCCGCCGGATCGAGGACCAGGCGCGGGCCGCGGTGATCGCGCGGGCCGACGCCGGGCTGCTGGGCGACTGGGTGTGCCGGCCGTGGGGCGCGGACGATCCGGGGGTGTGGCGGGCGCTGGCCGGCGCGCTGCCCGCGGAGGGGCGCCCCGCGGCACTGGCCCGTGTACGCTCCCTCGACCGCGAGCTGTCGGCCGACCGACCCGTCCGCTGA
- a CDS encoding discoidin domain-containing protein has protein sequence MNRSPHSRRKPIAVLSLLLAMLAMALGPTSGAAADTGWWNPTARPGPDSQINVTGEPFKGTDAQGNVRGFVDAHDHLMSNEGFGGRLICGKPFSEAGIADALKDCPEHYPDGTLAIFDFITKGGDGKHDPDGWPTFKDWPAHDSLTHQQNYYAWVERAWRGGQRVLVNDLVTNGVICSVYFFKDRGCDEMTAIRLEAQKTYDMQAYIDKMYGGPGKGWFRIVTDSTQAREVIQQGKLAVVLGVETSEPFGCKQILDISQCSKADIDRGLDELHQLGVRSMFLCHKFDNALCGVRFDQGALGTAINVGQFLSTGTFWKTEECKGPQHDNPIGLAPAAEAEKKLPAGVSVPSYAAGAQCNTRGLTDLGEYAVRGMMKRKMMLEVDHMSVKAAGRAFDILESESYPGVLSSHSWMDLDWTERLYKLGGFAAQYMNGAEGFSAEAKRTDALRDKYNVGYGYGTDMNGVGGWPGPRGADTPNPVRYPFRSTDGGSVIDKQTTGQRTWDLNTDGASHYGLVPDWIEDIRNVGGQGVVDDMFRGAESYLRTWGGSERHKAGVNLASGAATSASTSEWNPFVSYAPDRAVDGNRGTRWASDWSDDQWLRIDLGTTGLVKRVTLDWERAYARSYAIEVSTDGVNWRTVWSATAGDGGLDTAQFAGVSARHIRVHGQGRGTQWGYSLHEVGVYSS, from the coding sequence ATGAACCGATCCCCGCACAGCAGACGCAAACCGATCGCGGTGCTGTCACTGCTCCTCGCCATGCTGGCCATGGCGCTCGGCCCCACCTCGGGGGCCGCGGCCGACACCGGGTGGTGGAACCCCACCGCGCGGCCCGGGCCGGACTCCCAGATCAACGTCACCGGCGAACCCTTCAAGGGAACCGACGCCCAGGGCAACGTACGGGGCTTCGTCGACGCCCACGACCACCTGATGTCCAACGAGGGCTTCGGCGGTCGGCTCATCTGCGGCAAGCCCTTCTCGGAGGCGGGGATCGCGGACGCGCTCAAGGACTGTCCCGAGCACTACCCCGACGGCACGCTCGCGATCTTCGACTTCATCACCAAGGGCGGTGACGGCAAGCACGACCCCGACGGCTGGCCGACCTTCAAGGACTGGCCCGCGCACGACTCGCTGACCCACCAGCAGAACTACTACGCCTGGGTCGAACGCGCCTGGCGCGGTGGGCAGCGGGTCCTCGTCAACGACCTCGTCACCAACGGGGTCATCTGCTCGGTCTACTTCTTCAAGGACCGTGGCTGCGACGAGATGACCGCGATCCGGCTGGAAGCCCAGAAGACCTACGACATGCAGGCGTACATCGACAAGATGTACGGCGGACCGGGCAAGGGCTGGTTCCGCATCGTCACCGACTCCACCCAGGCCCGCGAGGTCATCCAGCAGGGCAAACTCGCCGTCGTCCTGGGAGTGGAGACCTCCGAGCCCTTCGGCTGCAAGCAGATCCTCGACATCTCGCAGTGCAGCAAGGCGGACATCGACCGCGGGCTCGACGAACTGCACCAACTCGGCGTGCGCAGCATGTTCCTGTGCCACAAGTTCGACAACGCCCTCTGCGGGGTCCGCTTCGACCAGGGAGCCCTCGGCACCGCGATCAACGTGGGCCAGTTCCTGTCCACCGGCACCTTCTGGAAGACGGAGGAGTGCAAGGGCCCGCAGCACGACAACCCCATCGGACTCGCGCCGGCGGCCGAAGCCGAGAAGAAGCTCCCGGCGGGCGTCAGCGTTCCGTCCTACGCCGCCGGCGCGCAGTGCAACACCCGCGGCCTCACCGACCTCGGCGAGTACGCGGTGCGCGGCATGATGAAACGCAAGATGATGCTCGAAGTCGACCACATGAGCGTCAAGGCCGCCGGACGGGCCTTCGACATCCTGGAGTCCGAGTCCTACCCCGGCGTCCTCTCCTCGCACAGCTGGATGGACCTGGACTGGACCGAACGCCTCTACAAGCTCGGCGGTTTCGCCGCCCAGTACATGAACGGCGCCGAGGGGTTCAGCGCCGAGGCCAAGCGCACCGACGCCCTGCGCGACAAGTACAACGTGGGCTACGGCTACGGCACCGACATGAACGGGGTCGGCGGCTGGCCCGGCCCGCGTGGCGCCGACACCCCCAACCCGGTGCGCTACCCGTTCCGCAGCACCGACGGCGGCTCCGTCATCGACAAGCAGACCACCGGACAGCGCACCTGGGACCTCAACACCGACGGCGCCTCCCACTACGGCCTGGTCCCCGACTGGATCGAGGACATCCGCAACGTCGGCGGCCAGGGAGTCGTCGACGACATGTTCCGCGGAGCGGAGTCGTACCTGCGCACCTGGGGTGGATCCGAGCGCCACAAGGCGGGCGTCAACCTCGCGTCGGGGGCGGCCACCTCGGCCAGCACCTCCGAGTGGAACCCGTTCGTCAGCTACGCCCCCGACCGGGCCGTGGACGGCAACCGCGGCACCCGCTGGGCGAGCGACTGGAGCGACGACCAGTGGCTGCGCATCGACCTGGGAACCACCGGCCTGGTCAAGCGCGTCACCCTGGACTGGGAACGCGCGTACGCCAGGTCGTACGCCATCGAGGTCTCCACGGACGGGGTGAACTGGCGGACGGTCTGGTCGGCCACCGCCGGTGACGGTGGCCTGGACACCGCCCAGTTCGCCGGGGTCTCCGCACGCCACATCCGTGTCCACGGACAAGGACGCGGCACCCAGTGGGGCTACTCCCTCCACGAGGTGGGCGTCTACAGCAGCTGA